The Virgibacillus phasianinus genome includes a window with the following:
- a CDS encoding potassium/proton antiporter, with product MQLSIETLIFLFSTMLIIGVIATKFSTRLGLPALVLFLIVGMALNGYVFFENVHLTQLIGILALIIILFEGGTQTKWNHVRPIVGASSILATIGVLITTVVTGWAAMYILHLSLLEGMLFGAIVGSTDAAAVFSVLGNKNIKKKLTSTLEVESGSNDPMAVFLTVAFIEMIQMPDSSIWTAVGGFFLQMGLGLIIGLLFGKITVLIINHIKLDASGLYPVLAMGFAIFTYALTSALGGSGLLAVYVMAVFVGNSDLMYRFSILRFNEGFAWMMQIVMFILLGLLVFPEQLPGVVWQGIVLSIILMFIARPVAVFISMVFMKYSVKEKLFISWAGLKGAVPIVLATYPIVAGVENSGLIFDVVFFVVLISALIQGSTLSWLATKFGFTGKQHVDVMPSMELITLGTTDSEIMEVAMTPQSPAVGTNLIDLELPSETLIIGIIREGNVITPTGDSIINDDDTLYVLVHKRDREKVKAVLVGNASKPFE from the coding sequence TTGCAGTTATCTATTGAGACCTTGATATTTCTATTTTCTACGATGTTAATCATTGGCGTTATTGCTACAAAATTTTCCACGCGTTTAGGGTTGCCCGCCCTTGTGTTATTCTTAATAGTCGGTATGGCTTTAAATGGGTACGTATTCTTCGAAAATGTTCATCTCACTCAACTTATTGGAATCCTAGCCTTGATCATCATTCTTTTCGAAGGTGGGACGCAAACAAAATGGAATCATGTCCGTCCTATTGTTGGTGCCTCAAGTATATTGGCAACCATCGGTGTTTTAATTACGACTGTCGTAACTGGTTGGGCTGCTATGTATATTCTTCATCTATCTTTATTGGAAGGCATGCTCTTTGGTGCTATTGTAGGCTCCACGGATGCGGCCGCCGTCTTTTCAGTTCTAGGCAACAAAAACATTAAAAAGAAGCTCACATCAACATTAGAGGTAGAATCCGGTTCTAATGACCCGATGGCAGTGTTTCTAACTGTCGCATTTATTGAAATGATACAAATGCCGGATAGTTCTATTTGGACTGCTGTAGGCGGCTTTTTCCTTCAAATGGGGCTTGGTCTGATTATAGGATTATTATTTGGAAAAATAACTGTTTTAATTATCAATCATATCAAACTGGATGCATCGGGATTATATCCTGTACTGGCCATGGGGTTTGCAATCTTCACGTATGCCTTAACGAGTGCGCTTGGCGGAAGTGGTTTACTCGCCGTGTATGTGATGGCTGTTTTTGTTGGTAATAGTGATCTTATGTACCGTTTTTCCATATTACGTTTTAACGAGGGCTTTGCCTGGATGATGCAAATTGTCATGTTTATTTTACTGGGACTTCTAGTGTTTCCTGAACAATTGCCTGGAGTGGTCTGGCAGGGTATCGTGCTGTCAATTATTTTAATGTTTATCGCTCGGCCAGTTGCAGTGTTTATTAGTATGGTGTTTATGAAATATAGTGTGAAGGAGAAACTATTTATTTCCTGGGCCGGTCTAAAAGGGGCGGTGCCGATTGTTCTGGCAACTTATCCAATTGTAGCAGGTGTGGAAAACAGCGGACTTATTTTCGATGTCGTATTTTTCGTTGTGCTAATCTCTGCATTAATCCAAGGAAGTACCCTATCCTGGCTTGCTACTAAATTTGGATTTACCGGCAAACAACATGTTGATGTAATGCCCAGTATGGAACTAATTACACTAGGAACAACAGATTCAGAAATTATGGAAGTAGCTATGACACCGCAGTCTCCAGCCGTTGGAACCAATTTGATAGATCTTGAGTTACCAAGTGAAACACTGATAATTGGTATTATCCGCGAGGGGAACGTCATAACACCCACAGGGGATTCAATCATAAATGACGATGATACCTTGTATGTGCTTGTTCACAAAAGAGACAGGGAGAAGGTTAAAGCAGTGCTTGTTGGTAACGCCAGTAAACCTTTTGAATAA
- a CDS encoding FAD-binding oxidoreductase gives MSSNTDPCPDLSGRIIVPGEPGYNDGRLDWNYFASKNKFPYVIVYCQNTNDVQHAVRWARCNNVPIRIRSGGHNHEAFSTGTGVIVIDVSEMKQLSIEKEKGIATVQAGVTGSELYRRLYDEGLTQVGGTCSDVGISGLVLSGGMGPLLRRHGLTCDSLVMFEMVDANGNIIYATKYNEYSDLFWATCGGGGGNFGIVTSVTLRVYPATPVTWFNIGWDWNQPVEQIIDTWQRFFSTADRRWFSHLDLWSKAFPMEHFKKYPLKVMGVFWGTPDEARQELGPLINIGHPGDQTIELVNWDRAIKFFETSNEIFVTEKPTYKSSGAYAMELLTPEAISTIRRTLENTSSPLLNVLIYSLGGALQDKIPTETAFYYRNAKLFIQYYNQWVEESSASERIQELEVLRQRMLAYTTGDYVGNPDTNIQDYLLAYYGGNINRLIYVKRRYDPENVFNFQQSIPLQ, from the coding sequence ATGAGTAGCAATACCGATCCTTGCCCTGATTTATCAGGTCGTATTATCGTTCCAGGAGAGCCGGGTTACAATGATGGACGACTCGATTGGAACTATTTTGCCTCCAAGAATAAATTTCCTTATGTTATCGTCTATTGTCAAAATACGAACGATGTACAACATGCTGTAAGATGGGCCCGTTGTAACAATGTCCCTATTCGAATAAGAAGTGGCGGGCATAATCATGAGGCTTTCTCAACGGGAACAGGGGTCATAGTGATTGATGTTAGCGAAATGAAACAGCTTTCTATTGAAAAAGAAAAAGGGATTGCAACTGTTCAGGCTGGGGTAACGGGCTCAGAACTTTACCGAAGACTATATGATGAAGGCCTTACCCAAGTTGGAGGGACGTGTTCAGATGTGGGGATTTCCGGATTAGTCCTAAGCGGTGGTATGGGTCCGCTCTTACGAAGACACGGACTTACTTGTGATAGTCTGGTTATGTTTGAAATGGTAGATGCAAATGGAAATATCATCTATGCGACTAAGTACAACGAGTACAGTGATCTATTCTGGGCCACGTGCGGAGGCGGCGGAGGAAACTTTGGGATTGTAACCTCTGTCACATTAAGAGTCTACCCCGCGACTCCCGTGACTTGGTTCAATATCGGCTGGGACTGGAATCAACCAGTTGAACAGATAATTGATACATGGCAAAGATTCTTTTCAACAGCAGATAGGAGATGGTTTTCGCATTTGGATCTCTGGTCAAAAGCATTCCCGATGGAACACTTTAAAAAATATCCATTGAAAGTAATGGGGGTATTTTGGGGTACACCCGATGAAGCAAGACAGGAACTGGGCCCTTTAATAAACATTGGACACCCAGGAGATCAAACGATTGAATTAGTGAATTGGGACAGGGCCATTAAGTTTTTTGAGACTTCTAATGAAATATTTGTTACGGAAAAACCTACGTACAAGTCGTCAGGCGCATATGCCATGGAACTACTGACACCTGAAGCTATTTCAACCATACGTCGAACGTTAGAGAATACATCATCCCCGTTATTAAATGTTCTCATTTATTCCCTAGGTGGTGCACTTCAAGATAAAATACCGACTGAGACAGCATTTTATTATCGAAACGCTAAATTATTTATTCAATATTATAATCAATGGGTGGAAGAGAGTAGTGCGTCCGAACGGATACAGGAGCTGGAAGTTCTGCGTCAACGGATGCTTGCTTATACAACAGGTGATTATGTAGGAAATCCGGATACAAACATTCAAGATTATTTATTAGCGTACTATGGAGGCAATATAAATAGGTTGATCTATGTAAAGAGGAGGTACGATCCTGAAAATGTGTTCAATTTTCAGCAAAGCATACCATTACAATAG
- a CDS encoding amidohydrolase family protein: MKQERRTLIQGGTIITMNRNRDVLYDQDILVVGRRIAAIGDLRMYYNQVDEVINAKGKHVIPGLIQTHLHLTQTLQRNLVADKTLEQWLNVTMALEINHDSESNYWSSMLGISELLLNGTTAIYDMETTYHTDSCFWAMAQTGIRGFAGKAMIDMEQPSVDVPAAMIQPTDVAFGESVALFNKWDGRDDGRIRYCFAPRYAPTCTKELLELTADFSRRYGAHVHTHSAETEEEERIIVDRTGMREVEYYDSIGLINPRTILAHCVHLNDKEIEIMAERGCHVSHCPSANLYLASGIAPIPKMMETGVNVSIGPDGSDNNNLSNLHEMRLAAYIQKGLHQNPVIPPRAEQVFEMSTLGGARALGLEDEIGSIEAGKRADIAILDLREPHTWPNEPQVNSKENIYTRIVYSAIASDVVMTMVDGRVLMKDRQLLTMNLDEVLYKSNESIIRVLHRTGLNSAL, encoded by the coding sequence ATGAAACAAGAAAGGCGGACCTTGATTCAAGGTGGTACGATTATCACAATGAATCGGAATAGGGATGTATTGTATGATCAGGATATTCTTGTTGTAGGAAGGCGCATTGCTGCTATTGGTGACTTGCGAATGTATTACAATCAAGTGGATGAGGTTATAAATGCAAAAGGTAAGCATGTTATACCAGGCCTAATCCAAACCCATCTCCATCTTACCCAAACACTTCAGCGAAATCTTGTGGCAGACAAAACGTTAGAACAATGGCTGAATGTTACAATGGCGTTGGAAATTAATCATGATAGCGAATCAAATTATTGGTCGAGCATGTTAGGAATTTCGGAGCTATTACTAAACGGTACAACAGCCATTTATGATATGGAGACAACATATCATACGGATAGTTGTTTCTGGGCTATGGCACAGACAGGTATTCGGGGTTTTGCAGGCAAAGCGATGATTGATATGGAGCAGCCAAGTGTCGACGTACCAGCAGCTATGATCCAGCCCACTGATGTGGCCTTTGGAGAAAGTGTTGCTTTATTCAACAAGTGGGATGGACGTGATGACGGGAGAATTCGTTACTGCTTTGCGCCAAGGTATGCCCCTACTTGTACAAAGGAACTTTTAGAATTAACCGCAGATTTTTCCAGGAGGTACGGTGCCCATGTTCACACTCATTCCGCTGAAACGGAAGAAGAGGAACGTATCATTGTTGATCGCACTGGTATGAGGGAAGTTGAATATTATGATTCGATTGGATTAATTAATCCTAGAACTATCCTCGCACATTGTGTTCATTTAAATGATAAGGAAATTGAAATTATGGCTGAGCGTGGGTGCCATGTTTCTCATTGTCCTTCAGCAAACCTATATCTCGCCTCCGGAATCGCACCAATTCCAAAGATGATGGAAACTGGTGTCAATGTTAGCATTGGCCCAGATGGATCAGACAACAATAACCTCTCTAATCTTCATGAAATGCGCCTAGCCGCCTACATTCAAAAAGGGCTCCATCAGAACCCGGTCATTCCACCGAGGGCCGAGCAAGTTTTTGAAATGTCAACGCTTGGCGGTGCACGTGCGCTAGGTCTGGAAGATGAAATTGGCAGTATTGAAGCAGGAAAAAGAGCTGATATTGCAATTCTTGATTTACGAGAACCACATACTTGGCCAAATGAGCCACAGGTAAACTCGAAAGAAAACATTTATACTAGGATTGTCTATTCAGCAATAGCTTCAGATGTTGTGATGACCATGGTGGATGGCCGTGTACTAATGAAGGATCGGCAATTACTTACCATGAATTTGGATGAAGTTCTCTACAAATCAAATGAATCTATCATTCGTGTTTTGCATCGTACAGGTCTGAATTCAGCCCTGTAA